A single genomic interval of Arthrobacter sp. NicSoilB8 harbors:
- a CDS encoding L-threonylcarbamoyladenylate synthase, translating into MTTSYDCTAAEQRAAGLEHAQRAIRENKCVVFPTDTVYGIAADAFSPLAVTLLLASKGRSRKMPPPVLIPRLNALDGLATDVPAEARRLAEAFWPGGLTLILHAQPSLDWDLGETKGTVALRIPADEIAQDLLTLTGPLAVSSANRTGHAAAQTAAEAEAQLAESVEVYLEGGPRPAEGAEALASTIIDATALPLRVVRQGAISLDRLRAVVPGLVDVDGNAPVAVDALPAEAEPAETVPAETVPAEALPAEAVPAQALPAEAEPGAAPGAGSGSA; encoded by the coding sequence GTGACGACTAGCTACGATTGCACGGCAGCTGAGCAGCGCGCCGCAGGACTTGAACACGCCCAGCGGGCCATCCGCGAGAACAAGTGCGTGGTCTTCCCCACCGACACTGTTTACGGCATTGCCGCCGACGCCTTCTCGCCCCTCGCCGTGACCCTGCTGCTAGCCTCCAAGGGCCGCAGCCGGAAGATGCCGCCGCCCGTGCTGATCCCCAGGCTGAACGCCCTCGATGGCCTCGCCACGGATGTTCCGGCCGAGGCGCGGCGCCTGGCCGAGGCCTTCTGGCCGGGCGGCCTGACCCTGATCCTGCACGCCCAGCCGTCCCTGGACTGGGATCTTGGCGAGACCAAGGGGACCGTGGCCCTGCGGATCCCGGCCGACGAGATCGCCCAGGACCTGCTGACACTCACCGGACCCCTCGCCGTGTCATCCGCGAACCGCACCGGACACGCCGCGGCGCAGACCGCCGCGGAGGCCGAAGCCCAGCTGGCCGAATCCGTGGAAGTCTACCTTGAGGGCGGCCCGCGGCCCGCCGAGGGTGCCGAGGCCCTCGCCTCAACCATCATCGACGCCACCGCCCTGCCGTTGCGTGTGGTCCGGCAGGGAGCCATCAGCCTCGACCGCCTGCGCGCCGTGGTTCCCGGCCTGGTAGATGTGGACGGCAACGCCCCGGTGGCTGTGGACGCTCTGCCCGCCGAGGCTGAGCCTGCAGAAACCGTGCCTGCCGAAACCGTGCCTGCAGAGGCTCTGCCTGCCGAAGCCGTGCCTGCACAGGCTCTGCCTGCCGAAGCTGAGCCCGGCGCTGCGCCGGGCGCAGGGTCCGGCTCCGCATGA
- a CDS encoding WecB/TagA/CpsF family glycosyltransferase — MTLERQPVPFLDVEATPLTVSELTAVLSTYVAEGGTRTVVGHNLHSVTLFHADPAFRSFYEHSDVVLIDGAPVLWLWAKTGEEEDGRGPVMDYRLGSTDWIPALGHVEGLERIAVIGAGAVANAGAVARLREIVPGARVDGMPGEGWNQELEEAAVEWLSRLRPQLVLLGLGMPLQEQVLARRRNTLPPAVYCTVGGAIDQIAGVQKLAPRWIGRLGLEWAWRLMLHPQRVAYRVFGEPWVLLGLLLRRRLRRRPES, encoded by the coding sequence ATGACGCTGGAGCGCCAACCCGTCCCGTTCCTCGACGTCGAAGCGACCCCCCTGACGGTGTCCGAGCTGACCGCCGTCCTCAGCACCTACGTCGCCGAGGGCGGGACCCGGACAGTGGTGGGGCACAACCTGCACAGTGTGACCCTGTTCCACGCCGACCCCGCCTTCCGGTCGTTCTACGAGCACAGCGACGTGGTGCTGATCGACGGCGCCCCGGTCCTGTGGCTGTGGGCCAAGACCGGCGAAGAGGAAGACGGCCGGGGGCCGGTGATGGACTACCGGCTCGGCTCGACGGACTGGATCCCCGCCCTGGGCCATGTCGAGGGCCTCGAACGGATCGCGGTGATCGGCGCAGGCGCCGTGGCCAACGCCGGAGCTGTGGCCAGGCTGCGGGAAATCGTTCCCGGGGCGCGCGTCGACGGCATGCCCGGTGAAGGCTGGAACCAGGAGCTTGAAGAAGCCGCCGTCGAATGGCTTTCCAGGCTTCGCCCGCAGCTTGTGCTCCTGGGCCTCGGCATGCCGCTTCAGGAACAGGTCCTGGCGCGCAGGCGGAACACCCTCCCGCCGGCTGTCTACTGCACCGTGGGCGGCGCCATCGACCAGATCGCCGGTGTCCAGAAGCTGGCGCCGCGCTGGATCGGGCGGCTCGGGCTCGAATGGGCCTGGCGGCTCATGCTCCACCCGCAGCGGGTGGCCTACCGGGTGTTCGGCGAGCCGTGGGTCCTGCTGGGCCTGCTGCTGCGCCGGCGGCTCCGCCGGCGCCCCGAGAGTTAG
- the atpB gene encoding F0F1 ATP synthase subunit A, translated as MIALALPAQDSGTFTPPGIEELHLPAIIPWGAAEGFSKQMLLVILSVVIIATFFLLAARKQQLVPGKLQFAGEAAYSFVRNGIAKDIIGGRDFMKYVPLLFSLFFFILVNNIYGAIPLIQLPTFSHVGGAYVLALIVYVTWIGIGIKKNGLRYFKLATVPSGVPFYILPIVVPIEIISNFLVRPVTHSLRLFATMLAGHLIVMISGAGIEFLVMQENVLLKGASVLVLGGAIAMYMLEALIMVLQAYVFTLLTAIYIEGAMHADSH; from the coding sequence TTGATCGCGCTTGCGCTCCCGGCCCAAGATTCAGGAACCTTCACGCCTCCTGGAATTGAAGAACTTCACCTGCCGGCTATCATCCCGTGGGGTGCCGCCGAAGGATTCTCCAAGCAGATGCTGCTGGTAATCCTGTCGGTTGTCATTATCGCTACATTCTTTCTGCTAGCTGCGCGGAAGCAGCAGCTCGTCCCCGGCAAGCTGCAGTTCGCTGGCGAGGCCGCCTACAGCTTCGTCCGCAACGGCATCGCCAAGGACATCATCGGCGGCAGGGACTTCATGAAGTATGTCCCGCTGCTGTTCAGCCTGTTCTTCTTCATCCTGGTGAACAACATCTACGGTGCAATCCCGCTGATCCAGCTTCCGACCTTCTCGCACGTCGGCGGGGCCTACGTGCTCGCGCTGATCGTGTACGTCACCTGGATCGGCATCGGCATCAAGAAGAACGGCCTGCGCTACTTCAAGCTGGCCACGGTTCCTTCCGGTGTGCCGTTCTACATCCTCCCGATCGTCGTCCCGATCGAAATCATCTCCAACTTCCTGGTCCGCCCGGTCACGCACAGCCTCCGTCTGTTCGCCACCATGCTGGCCGGCCACTTGATCGTGATGATCTCCGGTGCGGGCATTGAATTCCTCGTGATGCAGGAAAACGTACTCCTCAAGGGCGCGTCCGTACTCGTCCTTGGCGGCGCCATCGCCATGTACATGCTTGAAGCGCTGATCATGGTGCTGCAGGCCTACGTCTTCACGCTGCTGACCGCGATCTACATCGAAGGCGCAATGCACGCCGACAGCCACTAG
- the atpA gene encoding F0F1 ATP synthase subunit alpha: MAELTINADDVRNALNEFAASYEPGNAERVEVGRVTTAGDGIARVEGLPSVMANELLRFEDGTLGLAQNLDVREIGVIVLGDFTGIEEGQEVHRTGQVLSVPVGDAFLGRVVDPLGQPIDDLGEIKAETTRALELQAPGVTQRKSVHEPMQTGLKAIDAMIPIGRGQRQLIIGDRQTGKSAIAIDTIINQKANWASGDVTKQVRCIYVAIGQKASTIAAVRQTLEDNGALEYTTIVASPASDPAGFKYLAPYAGSAIGQHWMYGGKHVLIVFDDLSKQAEAYRAVSLLLRRPPGREAYPGDVFYLHSRLLERCAKLSDELGAGSMTGLPLIETKANDVSAYIPTNVISITDGQIFLQSDLFNANQRPAVDVGVSVSRVGGAAQVKSMKKVSGTLKLELAQYRDMQAFAMFASDLDAASRQQLTRGARLMELLKQGQYSPFPVENQVVSIWAGTNGYLDDVPVEDINRFETEFLEHLKHKSSILTTLAQTNVMDDDTAEALKTAIVDFKKGFFGEGDNLLVGAGHEEHAPIGEDQVDQEKIVKQKR; this comes from the coding sequence ATGGCCGAATTGACCATCAACGCCGACGACGTCCGTAATGCGTTGAACGAGTTCGCGGCGTCCTACGAACCCGGAAACGCAGAGCGCGTAGAGGTCGGCCGTGTAACAACCGCAGGTGACGGCATCGCCCGTGTTGAGGGCCTTCCCTCGGTCATGGCGAACGAGCTGCTTCGCTTCGAAGACGGCACCCTGGGCCTGGCCCAGAACCTTGACGTCCGCGAGATCGGTGTGATCGTCCTCGGTGACTTCACCGGAATCGAAGAAGGCCAGGAAGTCCACCGCACCGGACAGGTTCTGTCCGTGCCGGTTGGCGACGCCTTCCTCGGCCGCGTGGTTGACCCGCTGGGCCAGCCCATCGACGACCTCGGCGAGATCAAGGCCGAGACCACCCGCGCCCTGGAACTCCAGGCGCCCGGCGTGACCCAGCGCAAGTCGGTTCACGAGCCGATGCAGACTGGCCTGAAGGCCATCGACGCGATGATCCCGATCGGCCGCGGTCAGCGCCAGCTGATCATCGGCGACCGCCAGACCGGCAAGTCGGCCATCGCGATCGACACGATCATCAACCAGAAGGCCAACTGGGCTTCGGGCGATGTCACGAAGCAGGTGCGCTGCATCTATGTAGCCATCGGCCAGAAGGCATCGACGATCGCTGCCGTCCGTCAGACCCTCGAGGACAACGGCGCACTGGAATACACGACTATCGTGGCTTCCCCCGCGTCCGACCCCGCAGGCTTCAAGTACCTGGCACCGTACGCCGGCTCGGCAATCGGCCAGCACTGGATGTACGGCGGCAAGCACGTCCTCATCGTGTTTGATGACCTGTCCAAGCAGGCCGAGGCCTACCGTGCAGTGTCACTGCTGCTCCGCCGCCCGCCGGGACGCGAAGCCTACCCGGGCGACGTCTTCTACTTGCACTCCCGCCTGCTGGAGCGTTGTGCCAAGCTCTCCGACGAGCTCGGTGCAGGCTCGATGACCGGCCTGCCGCTGATCGAGACCAAGGCGAACGACGTGTCCGCCTACATCCCGACCAACGTGATCTCCATCACCGATGGCCAGATCTTCCTGCAGTCGGACCTCTTCAACGCCAACCAGCGCCCCGCTGTCGACGTCGGTGTGTCCGTCTCCCGTGTTGGTGGCGCCGCCCAGGTCAAGTCCATGAAGAAGGTCTCCGGTACCTTGAAGCTGGAACTGGCCCAGTACCGCGACATGCAGGCCTTCGCCATGTTTGCCTCGGACCTGGACGCCGCATCGCGCCAGCAGTTGACCCGTGGTGCACGCCTGATGGAACTGCTCAAGCAGGGCCAGTACTCGCCGTTCCCGGTCGAGAACCAGGTTGTCTCCATCTGGGCCGGCACCAACGGCTACCTCGACGACGTTCCGGTTGAGGACATCAACCGCTTCGAGACCGAGTTCCTGGAGCACCTCAAGCACAAGTCCTCCATCCTGACGACGCTGGCCCAGACCAACGTCATGGACGATGACACCGCCGAAG
- a CDS encoding glycosyltransferase, giving the protein MTPSVAVAAVTFDRPRELAVLLDAINSQTAPVRSICLVDSGTAPSKDVAARHANVDYVRSEANLGGAGGFSLAILKAVASGADWIWMMDDDAEPADPECLATLLREAEARNLDAVVPLVVAPGHPDRLSFFFRLNGKVTHERAEVEKVGFLPDDGHFFNGALIRAGVFFKVGLPDMRLFIRGDEVDFTLRLRKAGIRFGTVTTAAITHPHAFSETKHVFGARWHVIVPDSAFKRYFYYRNRGYMIRRHFRVKSFIADVGGYLGYFLRSGDFRGLADWFRAFSSGLRGKGFGPLEDQKF; this is encoded by the coding sequence ATGACCCCCTCGGTTGCAGTCGCTGCCGTGACGTTTGACCGTCCCAGGGAGCTGGCAGTCCTGCTGGATGCCATCAACAGCCAGACCGCTCCGGTCCGCTCCATCTGCCTCGTCGACAGCGGCACTGCTCCCTCAAAGGATGTGGCCGCCCGGCACGCCAACGTGGACTACGTCCGGTCCGAGGCGAACCTCGGCGGGGCCGGGGGCTTTTCGCTGGCCATTCTCAAGGCCGTGGCCAGCGGGGCTGACTGGATCTGGATGATGGACGACGACGCCGAGCCGGCCGATCCCGAATGCCTCGCCACGCTGCTGCGCGAGGCCGAGGCGCGGAACCTGGATGCCGTGGTTCCCCTCGTGGTGGCCCCCGGCCATCCGGACCGGCTGTCGTTTTTCTTCCGCCTCAACGGCAAGGTCACGCACGAGCGCGCCGAGGTGGAAAAGGTCGGATTCCTGCCCGACGACGGACACTTCTTCAACGGCGCCCTGATCCGCGCCGGTGTCTTCTTCAAGGTCGGCCTGCCGGACATGCGCCTGTTCATCCGCGGCGACGAGGTGGACTTCACGCTGCGGCTGCGGAAGGCCGGGATCCGCTTCGGCACGGTCACCACCGCGGCCATCACGCACCCGCACGCGTTCTCCGAGACCAAGCACGTTTTCGGCGCCAGATGGCACGTGATCGTTCCGGACTCCGCCTTCAAACGCTACTTCTACTACCGGAACCGCGGCTACATGATCCGCCGGCACTTCCGGGTGAAGTCCTTCATCGCCGATGTAGGAGGGTACCTCGGCTATTTCCTGCGCAGCGGCGACTTCCGCGGCCTCGCCGACTGGTTCCGGGCATTTTCCAGCGGCCTCCGCGGCAAGGGCTTCGGTCCGCTGGAGGACCAGAAATTCTAG
- a CDS encoding F0F1 ATP synthase subunit delta, translating into MAGVSSESLAAALAALEAKLPTASLQLAKDLFGILGTVDSSAGLRRALTDPSRSGDEKSALVKQLFSGKVSADAVEIAAGLASSRWASARDIGDALETLAASVVIAVAENKSAVSASGLNGLEALENDLFSFNQSVESSHEVQRALSEPQASPAAKVTLAEKLVPGASEEAKVLIGQAVTAPRGLKVTKLVRRFAELAAKRQQRWIATVSVTRPLTATQTSRLQAGLNALYGRELKINMNVDPALIGGIRIQVGDEVVDASVAGRLGQLQRQLA; encoded by the coding sequence ATGGCAGGTGTATCGAGCGAATCGCTGGCCGCTGCGCTGGCGGCCCTGGAGGCCAAGCTTCCCACCGCGTCGCTGCAGTTGGCCAAGGACCTCTTCGGAATCCTGGGAACGGTGGACAGCTCGGCTGGCTTGCGCCGCGCCCTGACTGACCCGTCCCGCAGCGGTGACGAAAAGTCGGCGCTGGTCAAGCAGCTCTTCAGCGGGAAAGTTTCCGCAGACGCTGTTGAGATCGCTGCCGGACTGGCCAGCTCCCGCTGGGCATCGGCACGGGATATCGGCGATGCACTCGAGACTCTTGCCGCTTCGGTGGTCATCGCTGTTGCCGAGAACAAGTCGGCCGTCTCTGCCTCCGGGCTCAACGGACTGGAAGCGCTGGAGAACGATCTGTTCTCCTTCAACCAGTCCGTCGAGTCCAGTCACGAGGTCCAGCGTGCTCTGTCCGAGCCGCAGGCCAGCCCGGCCGCCAAAGTGACCCTCGCCGAGAAGCTCGTACCCGGTGCGAGCGAGGAAGCGAAAGTCCTGATCGGGCAGGCCGTCACGGCTCCCCGCGGGCTCAAGGTCACCAAGCTGGTTCGCCGTTTCGCCGAGCTTGCCGCCAAGCGCCAGCAGCGCTGGATTGCGACGGTCAGCGTCACCCGTCCGTTGACGGCGACCCAGACCAGCCGCCTGCAGGCAGGGCTGAACGCCCTCTACGGGCGCGAGCTCAAGATCAACATGAACGTTGACCCGGCACTGATCGGTGGCATCCGGATCCAGGTGGGTGACGAAGTGGTTGACGCTTCAGTCGCCGGCCGCCTGGGCCAGCTCCAGCGCCAGCTTGCCTAG
- the prmC gene encoding peptide chain release factor N(5)-glutamine methyltransferase: MTAGNGPSLADAVGEATAVLAAAGVPSPRVDAELLAEHLLGVGLGRLRALMLGDSPAPEGYADLVAERAQRIPLQHITGVAHFRYLELAVGPGVFIPRPETESVVQLVIDWLGDRKRLQGLAHPKVVDLGTGSGAIAGSIAHEVPGAEVHAVEYSEFAHAWAAKNLTPLGVHLLRGDLRDALPEHNGTFDVVVSNPPYIPAEAIPNEPEVALHDPPEALYGGGADGMELPTAAAASAARLLVPGGYFVMEHAEVQSEWIAAMLKRTGRFAEVTTHRDLNGKDRATSAVLAPSESCDK, encoded by the coding sequence ATGACAGCAGGCAATGGCCCGAGCCTCGCGGACGCCGTCGGCGAGGCGACGGCAGTCCTGGCCGCCGCCGGCGTGCCCAGCCCGCGCGTCGACGCCGAGCTTCTGGCCGAGCATCTGCTCGGCGTCGGGCTCGGCCGGCTGCGCGCGCTGATGCTCGGCGACTCGCCGGCGCCGGAAGGCTACGCCGACCTGGTCGCCGAACGGGCGCAGCGGATTCCGCTGCAGCACATCACCGGCGTGGCGCACTTCCGCTACCTCGAACTCGCCGTCGGCCCGGGGGTCTTCATCCCGCGGCCGGAAACCGAGTCCGTGGTGCAGCTGGTCATTGACTGGCTTGGCGACAGGAAGCGGCTGCAGGGCCTGGCGCACCCCAAAGTGGTGGACCTGGGCACCGGTTCCGGCGCGATCGCCGGGTCGATCGCACACGAGGTTCCCGGTGCGGAAGTCCACGCGGTGGAGTACAGCGAGTTCGCCCATGCCTGGGCGGCGAAAAACCTGACTCCCCTGGGCGTCCACCTCCTCCGCGGCGATCTGCGCGACGCGCTGCCCGAACACAACGGCACCTTCGACGTCGTCGTCTCCAACCCGCCCTACATTCCCGCCGAAGCGATCCCGAACGAACCCGAAGTGGCGTTGCACGACCCGCCCGAGGCGCTCTACGGCGGGGGAGCGGACGGGATGGAACTTCCGACGGCGGCGGCCGCCTCGGCGGCCCGGCTGCTGGTGCCCGGCGGCTACTTCGTGATGGAGCACGCCGAAGTCCAGTCTGAATGGATCGCCGCGATGCTCAAGCGCACCGGGAGGTTCGCCGAAGTGACGACGCACCGTGACCTCAACGGCAAGGACCGTGCCACGAGCGCAGTGCTGGCACCGTCCGAATCGTGTGACAAGTGA
- the atpE gene encoding ATP synthase F0 subunit C — translation MEGSINGSLNLIGYGLSAIGGGIGVGLVFAAYINGVARQPEAQRVLQPIAFLGLALTEALAILGLVFAFVLK, via the coding sequence ATGGAAGGCTCCATCAACGGCTCCCTCAACCTCATCGGCTACGGCCTCTCCGCCATCGGCGGTGGTATCGGTGTGGGTCTCGTGTTCGCCGCGTACATCAACGGTGTGGCACGTCAGCCGGAAGCCCAGCGCGTCCTGCAGCCGATCGCATTCCTCGGCCTCGCGCTGACTGAAGCCCTCGCCATCCTCGGCCTGGTCTTCGCGTTCGTTCTTAAGTAA
- the prfA gene encoding peptide chain release factor 1: protein MFESVQGLLDEHDAIQAQLGDPAVYADQRLARKLGRRSAQLNGIVEAYHRWESIRDDLAAAKEMADEDPEFAAEVPELEAALETAAAKLRRLLIPRDPDDARNVILEVKGGEGGDEAALFAADLLRMYSRYAESRGWKTEIISATESDLGGYKDVQMAVKGNSNDPAEGVFARLKFEGGVHRVQRVPVTESQGRIHTSAAGVLVLPEVDEPEELEINQNDLKIDVYRSSGPGGQSVNTTDSAVRITHLPTGIVVAMQNEKSQLQNREAGMRVLRARILAHQQELIDAENSAQRKSQIRTMDRSERIRTYNYPENRIADHRTGYKAYNLDQVMNGDLEPVIQSAIELDEQSRLDAIGE, encoded by the coding sequence ATGTTTGAGTCCGTACAGGGCCTGTTGGATGAGCATGACGCCATCCAGGCGCAGCTTGGCGATCCGGCCGTTTATGCTGACCAGCGGCTCGCCCGGAAACTGGGGCGGCGTTCCGCCCAGCTGAACGGCATTGTGGAGGCCTACCACCGCTGGGAAAGCATCCGCGATGACCTGGCGGCCGCCAAGGAGATGGCGGACGAGGACCCCGAGTTCGCCGCGGAGGTTCCCGAGCTGGAGGCTGCGCTGGAGACGGCGGCGGCCAAGCTGCGCCGGCTGCTGATCCCGCGTGACCCGGACGATGCCCGCAACGTGATCCTTGAGGTCAAGGGCGGCGAAGGCGGCGACGAGGCTGCGCTGTTCGCTGCGGACCTGCTGCGGATGTACAGCCGTTACGCGGAATCCCGCGGCTGGAAGACCGAGATCATCTCCGCCACCGAATCGGACCTGGGCGGGTACAAGGATGTCCAGATGGCCGTCAAGGGCAACTCGAACGACCCTGCCGAGGGCGTCTTCGCGCGGCTGAAGTTCGAAGGCGGCGTGCACCGGGTGCAGCGCGTCCCCGTGACCGAATCCCAGGGCCGCATCCACACCTCGGCCGCCGGCGTGCTGGTGCTGCCCGAAGTGGACGAGCCCGAGGAACTCGAGATCAACCAGAACGATCTCAAGATCGACGTCTACCGGTCATCCGGTCCCGGCGGGCAGTCGGTCAACACGACCGACTCGGCCGTTCGCATCACCCACCTTCCCACCGGCATCGTCGTGGCAATGCAGAACGAAAAGTCGCAGCTGCAGAACCGTGAGGCCGGCATGCGCGTGCTGCGCGCCCGCATCCTGGCGCACCAGCAGGAGCTGATCGACGCCGAGAACTCGGCCCAGCGCAAGTCGCAGATCCGCACCATGGACCGCTCGGAGCGCATCCGTACCTATAACTACCCGGAAAACCGGATCGCGGACCACCGCACCGGCTACAAGGCCTACAACCTGGACCAGGTCATGAACGGCGACCTGGAACCGGTGATCCAGTCGGCCATCGAACTGGACGAGCAGTCCCGGCTCGACGCCATCGGCGAGTAG
- a CDS encoding MraY family glycosyltransferase — MIMYLLMMLTAALVSYAATWGARLVGNKLELYSPIRSRDMHSTPISRLGGLGIFAGVLVALVVASNSFFVKDIFRNNTAPWGILAGAGVIVLVGVADDLLDLRWWVKLIGQSAAALVVAIWGVRMTIIPFVPEPIVVQAPALNIILTAGLIVTTMNAFNFIDGLDGLAAGVAIIGGVAFFLTAYWVHRNAPLTDFSDLATLLTAILVGSCVGFLPHNWFPSKIFMGDAGAMLIGLLMASAGVVSTGQITSGLYDRANGIPTIIPILLPFAVLFLPLLDLGLAVVRRTALGRSPWSADRGHLHHKLLDIGYSHRGAVVLMYLWTCVLAFGGLAFAIFPWHIVLAVDLAAAAIMAVVTAWPYLRQRGPGQMAATRE; from the coding sequence GTGATCATGTACCTGCTCATGATGCTGACCGCGGCGCTCGTGAGCTACGCGGCCACCTGGGGTGCCCGGCTTGTCGGCAACAAGCTTGAGCTGTATTCCCCGATCCGCAGCCGCGACATGCATTCAACGCCGATCTCCAGGCTGGGCGGGCTGGGCATCTTCGCGGGAGTCCTGGTTGCGCTGGTCGTGGCCAGCAACTCATTCTTCGTCAAGGACATCTTCCGCAACAACACGGCGCCGTGGGGCATCCTGGCCGGTGCCGGCGTGATTGTGCTCGTCGGCGTCGCGGACGATCTGCTGGACCTGCGCTGGTGGGTCAAGCTGATCGGACAGAGCGCCGCGGCACTGGTCGTGGCCATCTGGGGCGTGCGCATGACGATCATCCCTTTCGTTCCGGAACCGATCGTCGTCCAGGCACCGGCGCTGAACATCATCCTGACCGCCGGACTGATCGTCACCACGATGAACGCCTTCAACTTCATCGACGGACTTGACGGCCTCGCCGCCGGCGTGGCGATCATCGGGGGAGTGGCCTTCTTCCTCACGGCCTACTGGGTCCACCGGAACGCTCCGCTGACCGACTTCTCCGACCTCGCCACACTCCTCACGGCCATCCTTGTCGGCAGCTGCGTGGGCTTCCTGCCTCACAACTGGTTCCCGTCGAAAATCTTCATGGGGGACGCGGGCGCCATGCTGATCGGACTGCTCATGGCCTCGGCCGGCGTCGTGTCCACGGGCCAGATCACGTCCGGACTCTATGACCGGGCCAACGGTATCCCCACGATCATCCCGATTCTGTTGCCGTTCGCCGTACTGTTCCTGCCGCTCCTGGACCTGGGCCTCGCGGTGGTGCGGCGGACCGCACTGGGCCGTTCCCCGTGGTCGGCGGACCGCGGGCACCTGCACCACAAACTGCTGGACATCGGGTACTCGCACCGCGGCGCCGTCGTGCTGATGTACCTGTGGACCTGCGTCCTGGCCTTCGGCGGCCTCGCATTCGCAATCTTCCCGTGGCACATCGTGCTCGCCGTCGATCTGGCCGCCGCTGCAATCATGGCCGTCGTGACGGCCTGGCCGTACCTCCGGCAGCGCGGCCCGGGGCAAATGGCTGCCACGCGGGAGTAA
- a CDS encoding F0F1 ATP synthase subunit B → MNQAIISAATEGGTNPLVPNPWEMLVVFAGFAVLMYIVVKYVVPMFEKTFAERAEAIEGGIAKAEKAQAEASAALEEYKQQLTEARTEANRIREEARAEGAQILAELKEKAAAESARITAQAHAQIESERQAAVVSLRAEVGTLATTLASRIVGEALSDDARSARVVDRFLADLENQDAGVAK, encoded by the coding sequence ATGAATCAAGCGATCATCTCAGCCGCCACCGAAGGCGGTACTAACCCCCTCGTTCCCAATCCTTGGGAAATGCTTGTCGTCTTCGCCGGCTTTGCTGTCCTCATGTACATCGTGGTCAAGTACGTTGTCCCGATGTTCGAGAAGACCTTTGCCGAGCGGGCCGAGGCCATCGAGGGTGGTATCGCCAAGGCTGAAAAGGCCCAGGCCGAAGCCTCCGCAGCACTCGAAGAGTACAAGCAGCAGCTCACGGAAGCCCGCACCGAAGCCAACCGCATCCGTGAGGAAGCACGCGCCGAAGGCGCCCAGATCCTTGCAGAGCTGAAGGAGAAGGCGGCTGCCGAGTCTGCCCGCATCACCGCACAGGCCCACGCGCAGATCGAATCCGAGCGTCAGGCGGCCGTTGTGTCCCTCCGCGCGGAGGTCGGCACGCTGGCCACGACGCTGGCGAGCCGCATCGTCGGCGAGGCCCTGAGCGACGATGCACGGTCGGCCCGAGTGGTGGACCGTTTCCTGGCAGATCTGGAGAACCAGGACGCGGGTGTAGCTAAGTAA